ACCCTAGTCACCATACTTATCAACTCCGACATGTCTAGAATGACCCCCACAAGcctcttggggaagatcaacACTAATGATatgtacaagttgaagaagaaggagatggaggaagcaTCTCCATCCAAGAAGTGCgttgctctccaagccgaagTGGAAGATAAGAGCAAGAGCAAGGTGAATGAAGCAAATGATAACTTGGAAGAAGAGATTGCCCTTCTTGATAGAAGGTTCAATGATCTATTgggaagaagaaaggagagaggaaagGGCTCTAACTCCAGTACAAGAAGAAATAGGAGACCCAACAAGACTCTCTCCAACTTGAGATGCTTTGAGTGTGGTGAAAAGGGGCACTTTGTTTCCAAGTGTCTTTCaaaggatgatgatggagacaagTAATCCAAGAAGAAGAATGGATGCTACAAGCTCATGAAGAAGTTCATGGAGATCCCTTTTTTGCCTCCCGCCTTCAGCAGCGCTCCGGGAGATGATGGTCGGCATCCCTTCATCATCAACCTGCACAAGCCGGTGGACAGCATTTTGCCCCTCCCTCTGTGGCGGGAGAGAAAATGCCGCCCACCTATCTCTTCAGCCCCTTGGCGTGGCAGGAGAGTTGGGGGAATTGCCCCCTGCTCTCCCGGGCCAGTGGCAACAGTGGCTCAGAAGAAAGTGATGTGTTGCTTGGGGTTCTCTGCGAAGGATAAAGGAATTAGTCAAGAAGCTAAGGAAAGGTACTCTAAATTGTTTCACAATCCTCTTTCTTATGCCCATTTAGCGGCTTTGGCAGCCATTTTTGGTTGGAAAACAAATGAGGATCAAGTCCATCCCTCAAGCCTGGTTTGTGTTGCTTGATCTGTTCGTTTTGGTCCAGTGGTCTCCTCTAAAGTTTCTCTATGTCAGATCCTTCTAATATTTTGGTGTGGAATGCACACGGGCTCAATAGTCCGGACATGCACAATTCAGTTCGTGATGTTCTTTCTTCCAATGCGGATATAATTTTGTGACTCTTCCTGCTGTTGGCACTTGTGGGGGTATCCTGCTCACGTGGAAAAGTTCTGTTTGCCAAGTTATTTTGTCCCGTGTGGATTCTTTCTCCCCGTCAGTCCATTTCAGTGAACTTGAGGGTCGCAATTGGCTGCTAACAGGAGTTTATGGCCCTCAGGAGGATGATGAGAAAGTGCTCTTTTTACAAGAATTAAGAGATATTTGTGCTCTCTGTGCTGGGCCTTACCGCTCACTGTGCTGGGCCTTGGCTTGTGGTAGGAGATTTTAACTTGACTAGCAtagatgcccgtgcgttgcaacggaaaaaACTAATATTATGATAATGATCTATCTATTAACTTAGTAAAATAATAGAGAAAGCAACATTCACGTTAGATCTCATGGTGTAGAAATTCTCATACTAATtagagtaaaataaaaaaaaaagagaactcaTTGTAGACTAGGActctttcattttcttttatttttttttaaaaaagatcatGTTATATATGTGTATTGTCCAATCGGACACctctttcattttcttttttttttaaaaaaaaacatcacgtTATATATGTGTATTGTCCAATTGGATACCTGCATAAAACAAATCTTTTGCAACGAAAAAATTAACTAAATTGGATAGATTAATCTGTCTATATAGATAATACAATACAAAGTATTCctattttttaaactttttgttGAATACAATTtaggaaaagaaataaaatttggaatgaataaaataaagaatattaaaagatgagtttagagtacatataaaataaaatctataaacaacataaattatagattataaaataaataatatttgatTAGGAGTCTAGAATATTCTCCAAAACCGGCTAGAGTGCATATATAGTAACACAATatagaaaaagaattgaaatttgaaataaaaaatattgaaagaagagtttagagtccatatagaaatacattaGTGAAAAATCAGAATTCCAAAaagaatattggaagaagaataGAGACCatatagaataaaaaataattaaaattatttacttTTAGTCTAAATGTAAATTCTATGTCAtgacaaataaataattacatTTTTTATTGACTACATTTAGCTAGAAAAAGTGACCGTGTGTTGCAACAGAAAATACTAAATACTAAATCCAAATCATGTTAACACTTTCAGAATCCCAAATCCCTAAAATCAAATCTAATTTGACATGTTACCAAATCAATAGCAGTTGAGTCTAATTTGATAGAGTCCCATAGGTTTTGATGTTTTTAGTCTTATGGTTCTTTGGTCAGGAGATTAGACTATTCGAGGCTGCATATTTAATAGTTTATGCGACCCCTTTGAATAAGGACGTGGCTACAACGACGAGACGGTAGCTAGATTGTCCTAACCAGCTAGGCAGCTACCTCACTCTCAGGTTCGGTTGCTATTAGTACATCTAATagtgcttctctttttttcttcttatagaatTTTCTTTTGATTTACTTATTCAatttacgatccgattacaccattatattcgtaacaattaaatctttataacaagatcacacatgattatattttaataaaaaataataaattacttttataatatatctaaattacttttaaatttcattaaatta
This genomic window from Oryza sativa Japonica Group chromosome 12, ASM3414082v1 contains:
- the LOC136354519 gene encoding uncharacterized protein, encoding MSFHILSIVDVSFAITGSSLTEIDHRNLQLNAQAMNALFNSLSQEEFDRMSNLETAYEIWNKLVEIHEGTSEYKDAKLHFLKIQYETFSMLPHESVNDMYGRLNIIINDLKGLGATYTDLEVAQKILRALPDKHETLVTILINSDMSRMTPTSLLGKINTNDMYKLKKKEMEEASPSKKCVALQAEVEDKSKSKVNEANDNLEEEIALLDRRFNDLLGRRKERGKGSNSSTRRNRRPNKTLSNLRCFECGEKGHFVSKCLSKDDDGDK